A stretch of the Dechloromonas sp. TW-R-39-2 genome encodes the following:
- the rfbF gene encoding glucose-1-phosphate cytidylyltransferase: MKAVILAGGLGTRISEESHLRPKPMIEIGGKPILWHIMKMYSSHGINEFIICLGYRGYVIKEYFANYFLHSSDVTFDMRGNRMEVHEEHAEPWRVTLVDTGQETMTGGRLRRVRKYLDDGEDFCFTYGDGVATVDISKEIEFHRAHGRLATVTAVLPPGRYGALELTGNRVSGFREKPPGDGGWINGGFFVLSPKVIDYIDNDAMPWEQDPMNRLASEGQLEAYYHSGFWQAMDTLREKNLLEELWASGEAPWKVWNA; encoded by the coding sequence ATGAAAGCAGTCATTCTTGCCGGCGGCCTGGGCACCCGGATTTCCGAAGAGTCGCACCTGCGCCCGAAACCGATGATCGAGATCGGCGGCAAGCCGATTCTCTGGCACATCATGAAGATGTACTCCAGCCACGGGATCAACGAGTTCATCATCTGCCTCGGCTATCGCGGCTACGTGATCAAGGAGTATTTCGCCAATTACTTCCTGCATTCGTCCGATGTCACCTTCGACATGCGCGGCAATCGCATGGAAGTGCATGAGGAGCACGCCGAGCCGTGGCGTGTCACGCTGGTCGATACCGGGCAGGAAACGATGACCGGCGGTCGTTTGCGCCGGGTGCGCAAATATCTCGATGACGGCGAAGACTTCTGCTTTACCTATGGCGACGGTGTTGCCACGGTCGACATCAGCAAAGAGATCGAATTCCACCGGGCGCACGGTCGCCTGGCGACGGTAACGGCCGTCCTGCCGCCGGGGCGTTATGGTGCGCTGGAGCTGACCGGCAACCGGGTCAGCGGCTTTCGCGAGAAGCCACCCGGCGATGGTGGCTGGATCAACGGCGGCTTCTTCGTGCTGTCGCCCAAGGTGATCGACTATATCGACAACGATGCGATGCCCTGGGAGCAGGACCCGATGAATCGCCTGGCCAGCGAAGGTCAGCTTGAGGCTTATTACCATTCCGGTTTCTGGCAGGCGATGGATACCTTGCGCGAAAAGAATCTGCTCGAAGAGCTCTGGGCCTCCGGCGAAGCGCCGTGGAAAGTCTGGAATGCCTGA